The sequence GATTTTTGGTGATGTATGTCTGTGTAAGGAGAGCGTCTGCCAGAATCATGATCAGTGGAGCTTTTTAGACCACCCTCAGAATGGGTGTGAACATCCGGATAAGAGCGATGATGACGGTCTTCAGAAGCCTGATGGAAACAATGATGATGAACATCAGGATAAGAAGCATGGTGCTCTTCATTAAATTGGTGAGAGAAAGAATCATTTTGCAAATGATGATCAAGTTCAGAAGAAGAATGGTGTGAGTTATCATACAAATGGCAATTGGGGGAAGCAGTGTGGTACTGGTTCGAATCATTACTGGTGGAATGATGGTGAGGAGGATATGATTCAGCATGAGAGGAATGGCATTGGATATCTGGAAGGGAAGAATGATAAAAAATAGGttctgaatgtgtttttaagCACAAACTATAATAATGTGGAGGTGGATTTTTTTGGTCTTGATGAGAAAGTGAACATTGTTGGTGAGATTCTAAATGTTCTTGATTTTTCATAACTGAGGAATGATGGTTATGCTGGGATGCAGAACTTCTGTGGTTGACATCATTATGATGGTAGTGATGTGAAGGAGAAGGTGAATGGTGAAGAGATTCTGAATGGGAATTATCATAATTTTTTGAGTATGAAGAATACTGATGTGAGGATGGACTTGGACTTGGACTTGGACTTCGACGGTGATCACCATCGCTATGGTGGTGTTGATGTAAAGGAGAAGGGGATGAGAATTTTTGGTCACCATGATGGTGCTGGTACAAAGGAGAAGATGGCCCATGGCTGTGAGATTCTGAATGGGGATAATGGTGAGTCTCAGAGCAGGGAGAATGTTTATGTGAGGATGGGCTGTCATGGTGGTTAGGAGATTCTGAAtggggatgatggtggtgaCGATTTTCTGAATGTGGAACATGTTGATTTGCTTtttggtgatgatggtgtgacGGAGAAGGTGAATGATTGCGATGGGAATGCTGACTTTCAGTATGTGAAGAATGATCTGAGCTTTGGTGAGTTCTATGTTTGGAGTGAGGGGATGTTAAAAGAGAGTGTGACGATGAACTATGGTGATCACCTTCCAGGGAGTGATTATGATTGTTATGTTGTTGAGGGaatggtgagagagagtgggtcCTTTGTGTATTCCGTTTTGCATTCATGGTAGTCTCATTTGATAAATGACTACTGGACTGAGCTTGATGGTTTTTGTGTGCCTTATGGCTATGTTCTGATCTCGTTGAATGGCTTTTAGATGATCCTGTTTTATTGCTAGAATGTCTTTTGACACTGTGTTGAAGATGCTTGGGATTCCTTTTGtgctggtggtgatgatggtgttgtTTGATTAAATTAGATGTCTTCTTGGAATGGAAACGTGGGCCAGTCTTATTATTTGCCGAGGACTGCTTTCTGGTGTGGGACGGTGTACTTGATGACACAGGGTTTGTACTTTCAGACCGTTTGGAAGAATGTTTAGGTTTCTTGTGTTCTTTGCCCTCTGAATTTTCAGACTTGGCAGGGTTTATTGCCCTGTGAGCATCCGTTACCCCAAGAGTCTGTAGCTTGTAGGGACTTATTACCTGCCTGGTGATCTCATTCAGAAAGGCAGAAAACTTCATTTTTTCCTCCGTAATGTTCTTTCTTGCTTCCTCTTTCCTCCTCTCAATTTCTTTTTCATCCAATTCTCCTTCACCAGACTGTTTGTTCTGCACTGGCAGCACCTCCATAGACTTTACCTTTCGAATTATTTCATTCTgaccctttttctttttcagggtGCTTTTCCTAGCTGGCAAGTGGGATGACTCTTGCCCCTTGGTAGTGTCTTTACACTTTTTCCTCATAGACAAGTACTTCTTTATACTTGCAGACCTGTTGACATGGCCCTCCTCATTCAACAAGGGCACAGtatcttcttcatcttcctcaaaTGCTCTACTTTGCCTGGAGATGTCAGTACAGGACTGGGAATGTTGTGGACGGCGAACACCTTTCTTGAACTTAGAAGCAAATTTGTCATTTTCCAGACTGCTTTCAGAAGACCAAGAGGATGATCTAGATAAAGAAGATGAGTAAGAGGAAGAACtaaaagaggaggaagatgaagaatTAGACGACAAGGATGCAGAAGAGGCGGAGGACGAGGACAATGAACCTGAAGATGAAGAACATGAGGATGATGCAGATGATGAGCTGGAGGAGCAAGAGGAAGAACCAGCAGATGATGTGGATGCATTTGATGAGATAGTTGATGTTCTTAGATGGGACCTCTTACTGCTTCTGTGGTGTTTCCTATGTTGCTTatggtggtgttgatggtggGGATTGTGGTAAAGGTGGATACCAGCATGCTCATAGGTATCATGACGATGGACACTATTGTTGTGCTCTGATGCATTATGGCTGTGAATgaccaaaacaataaaaaaaaatatttaaaaataccaATCTTATATTAATCATATTATATATCATGTTACTAACGGGTATCtttctattattataaattgttttaaaatacttATCCAGGGTCATGGTATAGCTGAATCCTGTCCCTAAATACACCCTGGATTGAACACCAGCGCACTACAGGGCAACAATATTACCTGCTGCACCATTACGCCAATCATATTTTCGTACACATTTGTTACATCTATCATATTGTGTGACAATTGTCGCAATTATATATGTGATCTATACTCAAACCTCTTCCGTTCTGTAGATAGCATTATTCAGAAAATATCAATCAGAGACCTTCATACCTCTCGGTCGGGTAGGATCCATGACAGTTTTGATGTTTATGAGTTGacttatgatgatgatgatgatgatgtgtttgGACATTGGacatttttctgttctgttctcaaGATTCACCGACTCTCAGTCTTTTAAGCCTTAGTTGTCCTATTTGGTCTTTAATTTTCTTGTGCTGCCTGTAATCATTAACAATTACAGtttaatttacaatttacaaggACTTCTGTAGGTCATACGGCAGACATGCTACATAATCTAAGGCtaactataaatagataaaaatgtagaacacaaaaataaaaagatacaaatgtaaaaaagtttaaaaatgtttatttagcatttatggtattagtttttattgtcaGTTCTTTGTAAGCATCAGTAAGTATTTTTTACATTCTAATACACTTTAGAGATTGGGAATAACTCATTTAAttgttaataacattaatagagGTAAAGCAACATCAAAATATCAGGCTGTTGAGGAAAAACAAAGGACTTACCTTATCGGATCAAGATAAGGACCAAATCAGATCAAGATAAGTGACCAGATATAAGAATCACAAGACTTTCGGCAACAGCGTGCTAATTCTGTCAATGCAGTGTAGTTATGAGGATCACGACGAGTGAGAAAAAACATCTAACATCGCAACTTTTTTATCAGCACTGATCTTTAACCCCGCCCCTTCACGTTCCTGTCTTTGATTTTTCAATACATACCATAGTCAGGGTTGCCCCTAACTGCCCCAGACAAAATCGAGCAGCTTTAGCAACACTACATGTGGCAGAGTTTTAACTGAAACCTGAAATCAGTTCTGGAGTAAcaatatgtgcaatatgtcttcactgtaaccactactctttttatacatttttgtttttgtatatactgtatattatattacgtctttattctttattatttttctatattttttgctgctgtaacagagaaatctcCCCATCGTGGGACAAATACAGgaatattttatcttatcttatatgtgtaataaagaaatgtataatGTGTGAAATGCAATATCACTAAATTTTAAATCTGTCGCAAGTCATATTTGTCTAATTTTTTTCCAGCTGGCTTGTTGTGGATGTCAGGTTGCACTGTAAGAATTGGTTGTATAGGTCATTATTGACTCTGCCAAGAGGATGATGAATCACACTGTAGATGGAATCATTGGGAATCAATTTGAATTACAGCAATGTCATGAAGTATTTTCGTcaacaaatatttattcatgcGTGACAACTTCATCACAGGCTTTACTGCACGACATCCAAGAGAACATACTGAAACGGCAAAAGAATTTCACCAAATATCTCATCAAATCTACATTTTGAAGGCAGTGATcatgccaattttttttttttactgttaaagtattatttatttaattatgctTGAGTAAATATTCCATTGTCTGATCTTATTTTGACTcataacatttaaatgaatggaATTAAATAAGTCACTATGGCAATTTTGACCGTATGAATAAGACGTGTCGTAAAAATTAATGCATTTGAAAGTAACGTCTAGCAAAATAAGAATTACAGTAATAAGAATTGTATTTATCATGCTATTAGATTGGGGTGTCAAAGCCAAAATAATGAGAATATTATTAAGAAATAACATAGGTCAATATTTTTTGTGGTGCAAATCTATAAAATACATACAGAATACTGTCTAGAAAATATAACTCTGACAGAGATTGGTTTAAAGctatctgtatttaaaaaatcgGAGTCAGTATAAGAGCAACTTCtctcacaaatgtttctattatAAAAGAGACGAGCCGTTCTGATATCGGGTTCTGGGCATCCTTTTCTCTTTTAGTCCCATACAAAGCGATCAATGGTCAACTGTGTAATACAGCACATCCTTCCTGGACAATCGATTACGACTGAACACTGATTTTACCCTCCAGCAAAGAGACTGGAAGGACACAATGCTAGAAAAAGCTACAGCATGAACTCTCTATGTAGACAAGGACAAAATAACATGGTCGTGTCAGTTCTTTTATTTTGTGACTATATGAATgacttttctttgtttctaaACACTTTTCAATTTAATGTCTGAGtacatgaccaaaaaaaaaccctaaatgcAATCTTCCTTGAATGGAACTAATTTTTAAATAGTTTCATTGTTTATACCAAAATGTGTGGCAATATGTTGTATATGTTATATCATTGTAGGTCAAAGCTATTATGGAAGGAGCCTCTAATGTCGCTGCTTTGTAACAGTAAGCTTTCTAGCATGAGAATGAGGTCTTTCTGGCTTCTCTCATTTTTGCCTCATTACCTTCAAGCTTTGTCgtaacatctgtacacctgctcattcaccCAAGTATCCAATCGACTGATCATGTAGCAGCAACACAACATGTAAAATGACTTAACTACAACAGTatatagagtttacacagaattgtgTTGGTGGAAATAAACAACATCCAGTGAATAGAGGTTCTGTGGGCGGAAACGTTGTGGATGAAAGATGAAAAGTCAAAGAACACACAGATTTGTTAAAGCTTTAAGAAAGCTTTTGATAAAGCAAATGACAACTCTTTACATCCatagtgaacagaaaagcatttcaatcATTCGGATAGATAAACTGCAAATGCGGTTGAGGAATTTGACGCTATAGTCGGCACAGAATCGGGCAAACTTGCTGGATCTTCAGATCGTCATCTGCACAGTTTGGCTGATTTCATTCTTTCATGAATGAGTAGGTGTaccagtgttcctaataaagtggaccaTACATCAGAActtcatacatacacaaaagTGAATAAATTGGTAAAACTTTTTTTACTCTGCATTGGTAATTGCAAAGTATTGCGCAGAATTACACTACACAATCTACATTTGTGTTCGCATGGATATCATCTGAGCAGCTAATCCGTGATAAATGTCCTAAATGCTTGGACATGACTAAATCCATCAGCTGTACATAATATGCATTATAAAAAGGCACCACTgaacaatgaagaaaaaagactATTCTTCTGCTATTTTCTTTAGTTAGCAGAAAGCATGAACACAACAGTAGTCATAAGAAACATAAGCAATAAGTAACCATGTCCTAATGACGTGAACGAGCAGATCTAGGGCTTTTACAGACTCAGACAATagacagaataataaaataaacaacaaaaagagaaaacaggTAGCTCTGCATATAAATCCTTTTGACATCGAGAAAAATAAGTGTAAAATATCAAACATGGGTTCGATATTCACAGTCTGAACTACAGATGCATTAAGAAACGCTAACATATTGCAGAGCAAAATGATCCTCGTACGTAATGGATTATTCCATTTTTCCAGATCTGTATATCAACACCTTGATCTGTAGTTAATTATGAACTCTTTTACTGAAGCAGGATTGGGTCTGAGTTCATTTGTCTCCAGGGCATGAAATGTCTCTGTAGCTGCCTCGGTGTGTCACTCCACCACCAGCTCAAAGCACTCCGCCTCCTCGAACTCAGCATTCATCTTTGCAGCTAGAATATCCAGTTCTGACATCTGAAGAAGAGATAACACAGTGGCAGAATACAATTAAAAGCATGAACGTTAAGGCTAGCACTGGATAACCATTTACACGTGATTGAACGTTTTATTAGTCAGACATTTTTGAtgaattttctgtaacagcagctctgagtaCAAAGCAAAACATCAGATTATATCAATGCACTTGTTTCGAGAtgatgcttttttccccctgcaaCTTGCGACAGGATTTATATAGCAGGCACCATATATGGATCTTCAATTTTTAGCATCATTGAATCTTTAGGTAAAGGAGATATGTATTTAGTCATCAGTGTCAgaagttatatataaaaaaaaagtaatatttttgaACAcaatcaggtaaaaaaaaaaatgaaacgtaAGAACACAAATATATGATTAATGCTCATGTACAATACCTACtactgagaaaaagaaaagaaaatgatgtgAGTAGTGTCCATCTCTGTCCTTCACTCACCTTTATCTGTTGAACCTTCTTCCTCCGTGCGTTCTTCTTCACCAGGCAAACCCCAGGAATGTTCAGATCAGGCTCTGGGGTGTTGGCGACGGTGTCGTCGGCTGCAGAGAGGTTGAAGGATCCGACGCATATGGAGGAAGACGCTCCTTTGGACATGTTGGTTTTACGGATCACCTCCGGGGTCTGTAGCCTTTCGAACCCGAACATAGTTTCTCTGCGTGTGGGGGACGAGGCAGACTGAGGATTGGGGCTCTCGAACGAGCGGTCGCCGATGCTCAGGCGGCTGTACGAGCGTCGCACTTTGTGGGACCACACAGGGTCCTGCTCGGGTTGTGCTGTATTGGGAGAAGGTGATGCAGAGGCCTGGATGGGAGAGAGGATGGTGGGTTTGGACACAGTTGTCTCAGCTTGTGGTGGACTTGAGACTTTGGACCTTTTTCTAGAATCACCGGATAGTCTTTTCTCCACATTTTCCTTATTAAGCTCAGATGTGGCCTGGGAAAAGGTAACAGAGCAAAATTTATGAAAAATTTGCTTGAGCAACAACGTCATTCCTAATATGTAGAACAtgcttgctttttttaaattcaccTGGGTTTTCCTTGGTGCAATCTTCCTCACAGTGATCGATCGTTTGACAGGAACGCACGGAGCCTTCGGGATGAAACAGTAGCATATGTGAGTGTCCAAAGCACAGTGGAGAATTTccacacacaatatttatgtTAATCAGATTTACTCTTATTTCCAACACTAATATCCTTTTCTCACCTCAGCTTTAGGAGGAATGTTTTCTTCATTCGCAGACAGCCGGGCTGATCTCCGGCGTGGTGTGCTGCCTCCATCTGACTCTACAAAATCAAACATTGGGTTTATTTGAAAAAGAAGAGTTTTTTTACTTGTCCAAAAATACAAGTACAATTAACAAGCTAGAATTACTCATAAAAAGCCATTACTTAAAaccaaatattttcttttgcattttattctCTGAGCCTGTTTAAGGTTATTTTTAGTCTTCAGATTGTAATGAAGAAACATTGCCTGGATTTAAGCGACAATAACTTCCACTTGGGTTGTTTTAATCACTTAATTTGTTTCAATAGCTGtgaattatattttcttttattagctACACTTCCCATGGATGCTCTTTGCAacacaaataattaattcattttcaaataCAAAGCTAACATACAGCTAATAGCATAGAAGGGTTATGTCCTGAAGATTCTCCATCACGTTCACAATTAACAACAGCAAATAACCAAAGTGCACGCAAAGACGCTGAAACGGAAACATTCAAAATCAAATGTGGAATTTTTCAGGTCTCCTGTCATCtgtttgggatttttttccAAGATCCGTGTCCGTGTTTTGCAGCCATGCATCAGAATTAATTTCTGAAGGGTCATTTTGAACTGTCAGGTCTGTAAATTCTGGTCATGTGAATATCTGATTTTGATTACTGACTACTCACAGGTTAAAGAAGCTTGACAGtttgaatgtattttaaattttcagtgtgtgtctgtgtctttctgtcactctgtctctctctctctctctctctgtgtctgtctgtctgtctgtctctctctctctgtgtgtgtctgactctctctcgctctctgtgtctgactctctctcgctctctgtgtctgactctctctcgctctctgtgtctgactctctctcgcgctctctgtgtctgactctctctcgctctctgtgtctgactctctctcgctctctgtgtctgactctctctcgctctctgtgtctgactctctctcgctctctgtgtctgactctctctcgctctctgtgtctgactctctctcgctctctgtgtctgactctctctcgctctctgtgtctgactctctctcgctctctgtgtctgactctctctcgctctctgtgtctgactctctctcgctctctgtgtctgactctctctcgctctctgtgtctgactctctctcacactctctctctctctctgtgtctgactctctctctctctctccatgtgtaTGTCTGTCAGTTGcgtactctttctctctgtctgtgttgcTTTAAATTACACAGTATGTAGGGCTTTGTTTAACTGGTcaaaaggttgtgggttcgaatcccaccgCTGACAAATTGCCCTTTTAGTGTTCTCAAGCAAAACCTTGAAATTAAAGGGTCTGCCAAGtgaatatagtatatatacacatcagaATTAGCCACATGAAAAACATTAAGATTATCAAGTTATTTCTGCACCCAGAAAACAAGGAAGTATTAACTTTTGCACTCGGCTAAAAACCTAAGCAATGTAGTTGTCAGTGAACGAGACTGTGTCGAAATTAGCTTCGTTGTCTGTCAGTGGGTTTTCTGGATTTTATGCTTTCGCGATGTTTTGATGAGAAAAACACCGACAAACGTAAGACGTAAAGAGAAGCTAAGCTAACGCAGCCGTCTAGCTAGCATTAGCCTAGCTTCATGAAAACAATAACAGTGAGTACTTAAGCTGGATAACCTGGTGGTTTTGCTCACATTGCTTCTGATACCAGTGAACAATGTGACTTTTTCTGTTCCTAAAAACTAGTAAATATACTACTTactcctgttttgtttgttgtttgtgctCGTTTGTCCAGCGGATGTTCTTCTGTTCATCTTACAAAACAAATAACTCAGGGACTAATAACTAAGCAGTTACTTCGACATTCACTAAAACAAGCGCACCGATAAATGCTTAAACTCtagagatagatatataatatgcaTATGATTCTAAATCAGATCATTTGTAGTAACTACAATAATCGTAAACG comes from Tachysurus vachellii isolate PV-2020 chromosome 26, HZAU_Pvac_v1, whole genome shotgun sequence and encodes:
- the cdca5 gene encoding sororin encodes the protein MNRRTSAGQTSTNNKQNRKSDGGSTPRRRSARLSANEENIPPKAEAPCVPVKRSITVRKIAPRKTQATSELNKENVEKRLSGDSRKRSKVSSPPQAETTVSKPTILSPIQASASPSPNTAQPEQDPVWSHKVRRSYSRLSIGDRSFESPNPQSASSPTRRETMFGFERLQTPEVIRKTNMSKGASSSICVGSFNLSAADDTVANTPEPDLNIPGVCLVKKNARRKKVQQIKMSELDILAAKMNAEFEEAECFELVVE